From the Takifugu flavidus isolate HTHZ2018 chromosome 12, ASM371156v2, whole genome shotgun sequence genome, one window contains:
- the cldn8.2 gene encoding claudin-8, translating to MASYTAYSGYSKPPLTYGGSYYDGKQPKAYTEYEDSVYEEKKRLEKKKRRDAVCCEVVALVIGFIGLIGVAAVTGLPMWKVTAFIEENIIVMETRWEGLWMNCYRQANIRMQCKVYDSLLFLPPDLQAARGLMCSSVALTCFALIVSAVGMKCTKVVDHRARTKHIVLVAGGCLFLMGCVTTLIPVSWTGHVIIRDFYNPLLIDAQRRELGEALYIGWVTSALLFSAGVILLCRHAPRTQDSEERIVYNPRGNIYMPAYTNQPYTYQPAYSYQPAYSLPPPGSVAYTPTQY from the coding sequence ATGGCCTCCTACACTGCTTACAGCGGCTACAGCAAACCGCCACTGACTTATGGAGGATCTTATTATGACGGGAAGCAGCCCAAGGCCTACACGGAGTATGAAGATTCCGTGTACGAGGAAAAGAAGAGACTGGAGAAAAAGAAACGCCGCGACGCCGTCTGTTGTGAAGTGGTTGCCCTCGTCATTGGCTTCATCGGGCTCATCGGAGTGGCGGCCGTGACCGGCCTGCCGATGTGGAAGGTGACAGCCTTCATCGAGGAGAACATCATCGTCATGGAGACGCGCTGGGAGGGTTTATGGATGAACTGCTACAGGCAGGCCAACATCCGGATGCAGTGTAAGGTTTATGATTCTTTGCTGTTCCTCCCTCCGGATCTCCAAGCCGCCAGAGGTCTGATGTGCAGCTCTGTGGCCCTGACCTGCTTCGCCCTCATCGTCTCAGCAGTGGGGATGAAGTGCACCAAAGTGGTGGACCACCGGGCGCGCACCAAGCATATCGTGCTGGTGGCGGGAGGCTGCCTGTTTCTGATGGGCTGTGTCACCACCCTGATCCCAGTGTCGTGGACCGGCCACGTCATCATCAGGGACTTCTACAACCCTCTGCTGATCGATGCCCAGCGCAGGGAGCTCGGGGAGGCTCTCTACATCGGCTGGGTGACTTCGGCTTTGCTTTTTTCTGCCGGAGTGATACTGCTGTGCCGCCATGCTCCGCGCACCCAGGACTCCGAAGAAAGGATCGTCTACAATCCCAGGGGAAATATCTACATGCCTGCATACACAAACCAGCCCTACACCTACCAGCCAGCATACTCCTACCAGCCGGCCTACTCCCTCCCCCCGCCAGGCTCCGTGGCTTACACACCAACTCAGTACTAA
- the cldn8.1 gene encoding claudin-8 has product MANSTLELLGLLLTLIGLIGAAASTGMPMWRVTAFIGENIIVFETRYEGLWMNCFRQADIRMQCKVYDSLLALSPDLQAARGLMCCSLALGGLGLLISLVGLQCTSCIQNNDRAKRMVLVIAGTMIIMACLCVLIPVSWTGHVIIRDFYNPLLIDAQRRELGEALYIGWVASAFLFVGGCMFFCCNLQSEDKERYIYSRNSNYMAYTPQPLQPQQLVFLPQPQPQAQPMLSRHPSTNYSYNSRYPSVRSGVAYL; this is encoded by the coding sequence ATGGCCAACTCAACACTGGAGCTACTGGGTCTGTTATTGACCCTCATTGGGCTCATTGGGGCAGCAGCAAGCACAGGGATGCCGATGTGGAGGGTCACAGCTTTCATTGGGGAAAACATTATTGTATTCGAGACCCGCTACGAGGGGCTGTGGATGAACTGCTTTCGCCAGGCTGACATCAGGATGCAGTGTAAGGTCTACGACTCCCTCCTGGCTCTCTCCCCTGACCTGCAAGCGGCACGGGGGCTCATGTGCTGCTCCCTAGCTTTGGGTGGACTCGGTCTGCTGATCAGCTTGGTGGGCCTGCAGTGCACCTCCTGCATCCAAAACAACGACCGAGCAAAGAGGATGGTTCTGGTCATAGCAGGAACCATGATCATAATGGCCTGCCTTTGCGTTCTTATTCCAGTTTCGTGGACCGGCCACGTCATCATCAGGGACTTCTACAACCCTCTGCTGATCGATGCCCAGCGCAGGGAGCTCGGGGAGGCTCTCTACATCGGCTGGGTGGCATCGGCTTTCTTGTTCGTCGGAGGATGTATGTTCTTTTGCTGCAATCTGCAGTCTGAAGACAAAGAGAGATATATTTACTCTCGGAACTCTAACTACATGGCGTATACTCCACAACCTCTTCAGCCTCAGCAGCTGGTGTTCCTTCCCCAGCCACAACCACAGGCCCAGCCAATGTTGTCACGACACCCGTCCACTAATTACAGCTACAACTCCAGATACCCCTCCGTACGCAGCGGTGTGGCTTATCTCTGA
- the LOC130534629 gene encoding claudin-8-like has protein sequence MVQALSEIAAVCVGFIGLIGAAATTGMPMWKVTAFIGENIIVMETRWEGLWMNCYRQANIRMQCKVYDSLLFLPPELQASRGLMCCSLALSGLGLFVGLAGLQCISCFRGNERAKSIFLMVAGGMQFLACICVFIPVSWTGHVIITDFYNPLLIDAQRRELGEALYIGWVTGAFLFASAMLFVCRRMPSDKGSFDVYHPANLLGYNQAPRKPTLMNYHPISSLSSLRSNTQPSLQNNGSVGQQLVLPLQTVPQVLTNNGPITPPLLYNPEFPGNAPLMYRDSVARHSSLRSADRVKDLYTPGNSLYISPSTLSYTLAGSGNPTASYQSSFHPVPHTPVFFGYQESRIQPGPHSNSTAGIYI, from the coding sequence ATGGTCCAAGCCCTTTCCGAGATAGCCGCCGTGTGTGTCGGCTTTATCGGACTGATAGGTGCCGCAGCCACCACGGGCATGCCGATGTGGAAAGTGACGGCTTTCATCGGAGAGAACATCATTGTGATGGAGACTCGCTGGGAAGGCCTGTGGATGAACTGCTACCGACAGGCCAACATCAGGATGCAGTGTAAGGTGTACGACTCCCTTTTGTTCCTGCCCCCAGAGCTGCAGGCATCTAGAGGCCTGATGTGCTGCTCCTTGGCCTTGTCAGGGCTGGGACTCTTCGTCGGTCTGGCAGGACTGCAGTGTATTTCTTGTTTCCGGGGTAACGAACGGGCCAAGTCCATTTTCTTGATGGTCGCTGGTGGCATGCAGTTCTTGGCTTGTATATGCGTCTTTATCCCCGTGTCATGGACGGGTCATGTGATTATTACGGACTTTTACAACCCTTTGCTTATTGATGCCCAAAGGAGGGAGCTAGGAGAGGCCCTCTACATTGGGTGGGTGACCGGAGCCTTCCTTTTCGCATCAGCCATGTTGTTTGTGTGCCGTCGTATGCCTTCAGACAAAGGATCCTTCGATGTGTACCACCCGGCCAACCTGCTGGGTTACAACCAAGCGCCCCGTAAGCCCACGCTGATGAACTATCATCCTATTTCTAGCCTTTCCAGCCTCCGGTCCAACACACAGCCATCTTTGCAGAACAACGGTTCGGTTGGGCAACAACTTGTCCTGCCGCTGCAGACGGTCCCTCAAGTCCTGACGAACAACGGACCGATcacccctcctcttctctaTAATCCAGAGTTTCCTGGGAATGCACCGCTGATGTACCGAGACAGCGTGGCTCGCCATTCCTCTCTGCGGAGTGCTGATCGTGTCAAAGACCTGTATACACCGGGTAACTCCCTGTACATAAGCCCAAGCACCCTGTCTTATACACTGGCTGGTTCTGGTAATCCCACCGCATCGTATCAGTCCAGCTTTCATCCAGTTCCACACACTCCTGTTTTCTTTGGATATCAAGAATCTAGAATTCAACCAGGGCCTCACAGCAACAGCACCGCCGgtatttatatataa
- the LOC130534589 gene encoding glutamate receptor ionotropic, kainate 1 isoform X1 has protein sequence MAEKKGLLSSLIYFMAEFWLTSQQVLRIGGIFETLENEPISVEELAFKFAVTNINRNRTLMPNTTLTYDIQRINLFDSFEASRRACDQLALGVGAVFGPSHSSSVSAVQSICNALEVPHIQTRWKHPSVDNKDSFYINLYPEYTSISRAVLDIVQFYKWKTVTVVYEDATGLIRLQELIKAPSRYNIKIKIRQLPTGSKDARPLLKEMKKGKEFYVIFDCSYQTSADVLKQILSMGMMTEYYHFFFTTLDLFALDLEPYRYSGVNMTGFRLLNIDNPQVASVVEKWAMERLQAPSKAESGMIEGMMTTEAALMYDAVYMVAAASQRASQITVSSLQCHRHKPWRFGSRFMNMLKDAQWNGLTGQITINKTDGLRKEFDLDVISLKEDSLEKTITGNNRLNKVWKKIGVWNSQTGLNLTDTNKDSSTNVTDSMANRTLIVTTILENPYVMYKKSDKPLYGNDRFEGYCLDLLKELSNILGFSYEVKLVSDGKYGAQNDKGEWNGMVRELIDHVADLAVAPLTITYVREKVIDFSKPFMTLGISILYHKPNGTNPGVFSFLNPLSPDIWMYVLLACLGVSCVLFVIARFTPYEWYNPHPCNPDSDVVENNFTLINSVWFGVGALMQQGSELMPKALSTRIVGGIWWFFTLIIISSYTANLAAFLTVERMDSPIDSADDLAKQTKIEYGAVRDGSTMTFFKKSKISTYEKMWAFMSSRKNTALVKNNREGIQRVLTTDYALLMESTSIEYISQRNCNLTQIGGLIDSKGYGVGTPIGSPYRDKVTIAILQLQEEGKLHMMKEKWWRGNGCPEEDSKEASALGVENIGGIFIVLAAGLVLSVFVAIGEFIYKSRKNLDIEEVSVGQCEWHNKY, from the exons ATGGCGGAAAAAAAGGGACTGTTATCCTCTCTAATTTACTTTATGGCAGAGTTTTGGCTGACCTCACAGCAAGTCCTCAGAATCG GGGGAATCTTTGAGACCCTTGAGAATGAGCCCATTAGTGTTGAAGAACTGGCCTTTAAATTTGCTGTCACCAACATAAACAGGAACAGGACCCTGATGCCAAACACCACACTGACCTACGACATCCAGAGAATAAACCTATTTGACAGCTTTGAGGCATCACGAAGAG CCTGTGATCAGCTGGCTCTGGGCGTTGGTGCCGTATTTGGCCCCTCTCACAGCTCATCCGTCAGTGCGGTGCAGTCAATTTGTAACGCCCTTGAAGTCCCTCACATCCAGACGCGATGGAAACACCCCTCGGTGGACAACAAAGACAGTTTCTACATCAACCTCTATCCTGAATACACCTCCATAAGCCGAGCGGTGCTGGACATTGTACAGTTTTACAAATGGAAAACAGTCACTGTTGTCTATGAAGATGCAACTG GATTGATTCGCTTGCAAGAGTTGATCAAAGCTCCTTCCAGATACaacatcaaaatcaaaatccGCCAGCTCCCCACGGGAAGTAAAGATGCTCGGCCGTTGTtgaaggagatgaagaaggGGAAGGAATTCTATGTCATCTTTGACTGCTCCTACCAAACATCGGCGGACGTGCTCAAGCAG ATCTTATCCATGGGGATGATGACAGAGTATTACCACTTTTTCTTCACCACACTG GACCTGTTTGCGCTGGACCTGGAGCCGTACCGCTACAGCGGGGTCAACATGACGGGGTTCCGCCTGCTCAACATAGACAATCCTCAGGTGGCCTCGGTGGTGGAGAAGTGGGCCATGGAGCGACTGCAGGCTCCCTCGAAAGCTGAGAGTGGAATGATAGAGGGGATGATGACA ACCGAAGCGGCGCTGATGTATGACGCCGTCTACATGGTGGCTGCTGCATCACAACGTGCCTCCCAGATCACGGTCAGCTCCCTCCAGTGTCACCGACACAAACCCTGGCGCTTCGGGTCACGCTTCATGAACATGCTGAAAGAC GCACAGTGGAACGGGCTGACCGGACAGATaaccataaataaaacagacGGACTGCGTAAAGAGTTTGATTTAGACGTCATCAGTCTGAAAGAGGACAGCCTGGAGAAG ACAATCACGGGCAACAATCGCCTGAATAAAGTGTGGAAAAAG ATCGGTGTTTGGAACTCTCAAACGGGCCTAAATCTGACAGACACCAACAAGGATTCGTCGACGAATGTGACCGACTCAATGGCCAACAGGACCCTCATCGTCACAACCATCCTG GAAAACCCTTACGTCATGTACAAGAAATCAGACAAACCCCTTTATGGGAACGACCGCTTCGAAGGCTACTGCCTGGACCTGCTCAAAGAACTCTCCAACATTTTGGGCTTCTCCTACGAGGTAAAACTGGTGTCTGATGGCAAATACGGAGCCCAGAATGACAAAGGGGAGTGGAACGGCATGGTGCGAGAGCTCATTGACCAC GTGGCCGACCTCGCCGTGGCCCCTCTCACCATCACCTATGTGAGGGAGAAAGTGATAGACTTCTCCAAGCCCTTCATGACTCTGGGGATCAGCATCCTCTACCACAAACCCAATGGCACCAATCCAGGAGTGTTCTCCTTCCTCAACCCCTTGTCTCCAGATATCTGGATGTATGTTTTGCTGGCATGTCTTGGCGTCAGCTGCGTTTTGTTCGTTATCGCCCG GTTCACTCCCTATGAGTGGTACAACCCTCACCCCTGCAACCCCGACTCAGATGTGGTTGAAAACAACTTTACCCTGATAAACAGCGTTTGGTTTGGAGTTGGAGCGCTCATGCAACAAG GATCAGAACTGATGCCCAAGGCTCTCTCTACGAGGATCGTTGGTGGAATATGGTGGTTCTTCACGCTCATCATAATCTCCTCGTACACTGCTAACCTGGCTGCTTTCCTCACCGTGGAGAGAATGGACTCACCAATCGACTCCGCAGACGACTTGGCGAAGCAAACCAAAATAGAATACGGTGCGGTGAGGGACGGCTCCACTATGACCTTCTTCAAG AAATCGAAGATCTCAACCTATGAGAAAATGTGGGCCTTcatgagcagcagaaaaaacaCAGCACTGGTCAAGAATAACCGAGAGGGGATTCAGAGGGTCCTCACCACAGACTATGCTCTCCTGATGGAGTCCACGAGCATCGAGTACATCAGCCAGCGGAACTGCAATCTCACGCAGATCGGAGGCTTAATAGATTCGAAGGGATACGGCGTGGGAACACCGATAG GCTCACCGTACAGAGACAAGGTCACCATCGCcatcctgcagcttcaggaagaAGGGAAGCTGCACATGATGAAGGAGAAGTGGTGGAGAGGGAACGGCTGCCCAGAGGAGGACAGCAAAGAAGCCAGCGCCCTGGGCGTGGAAAACATCGGCGGAATCTTCATCGTTCTCGCAGCTGGACTCGTCCTCTCTGTTTTTGTAGCAATCGGGGAGTTTATTTACAAATCCAGGAAGAACTTGGACATCGAGGAGGTGAGCGTGGGGCAGTGCGAGTGGCACAACAAGTATTAA
- the LOC130534589 gene encoding glutamate receptor ionotropic, kainate 1 isoform X2 produces the protein MAEKKGLLSSLIYFMAEFWLTSQQVLRIGGIFETLENEPISVEELAFKFAVTNINRNRTLMPNTTLTYDIQRINLFDSFEASRRACDQLALGVGAVFGPSHSSSVSAVQSICNALEVPHIQTRWKHPSVDNKDSFYINLYPEYTSISRAVLDIVQFYKWKTVTVVYEDATGLIRLQELIKAPSRYNIKIKIRQLPTGSKDARPLLKEMKKGKEFYVIFDCSYQTSADVLKQILSMGMMTEYYHFFFTTLDLFALDLEPYRYSGVNMTGFRLLNIDNPQVASVVEKWAMERLQAPSKAESGMIEGMMTTEAALMYDAVYMVAAASQRASQITVSSLQCHRHKPWRFGSRFMNMLKDAQWNGLTGQITINKTDGLRKEFDLDVISLKEDSLEKIGVWNSQTGLNLTDTNKDSSTNVTDSMANRTLIVTTILENPYVMYKKSDKPLYGNDRFEGYCLDLLKELSNILGFSYEVKLVSDGKYGAQNDKGEWNGMVRELIDHVADLAVAPLTITYVREKVIDFSKPFMTLGISILYHKPNGTNPGVFSFLNPLSPDIWMYVLLACLGVSCVLFVIARFTPYEWYNPHPCNPDSDVVENNFTLINSVWFGVGALMQQGSELMPKALSTRIVGGIWWFFTLIIISSYTANLAAFLTVERMDSPIDSADDLAKQTKIEYGAVRDGSTMTFFKKSKISTYEKMWAFMSSRKNTALVKNNREGIQRVLTTDYALLMESTSIEYISQRNCNLTQIGGLIDSKGYGVGTPIGSPYRDKVTIAILQLQEEGKLHMMKEKWWRGNGCPEEDSKEASALGVENIGGIFIVLAAGLVLSVFVAIGEFIYKSRKNLDIEEVSVGQCEWHNKY, from the exons ATGGCGGAAAAAAAGGGACTGTTATCCTCTCTAATTTACTTTATGGCAGAGTTTTGGCTGACCTCACAGCAAGTCCTCAGAATCG GGGGAATCTTTGAGACCCTTGAGAATGAGCCCATTAGTGTTGAAGAACTGGCCTTTAAATTTGCTGTCACCAACATAAACAGGAACAGGACCCTGATGCCAAACACCACACTGACCTACGACATCCAGAGAATAAACCTATTTGACAGCTTTGAGGCATCACGAAGAG CCTGTGATCAGCTGGCTCTGGGCGTTGGTGCCGTATTTGGCCCCTCTCACAGCTCATCCGTCAGTGCGGTGCAGTCAATTTGTAACGCCCTTGAAGTCCCTCACATCCAGACGCGATGGAAACACCCCTCGGTGGACAACAAAGACAGTTTCTACATCAACCTCTATCCTGAATACACCTCCATAAGCCGAGCGGTGCTGGACATTGTACAGTTTTACAAATGGAAAACAGTCACTGTTGTCTATGAAGATGCAACTG GATTGATTCGCTTGCAAGAGTTGATCAAAGCTCCTTCCAGATACaacatcaaaatcaaaatccGCCAGCTCCCCACGGGAAGTAAAGATGCTCGGCCGTTGTtgaaggagatgaagaaggGGAAGGAATTCTATGTCATCTTTGACTGCTCCTACCAAACATCGGCGGACGTGCTCAAGCAG ATCTTATCCATGGGGATGATGACAGAGTATTACCACTTTTTCTTCACCACACTG GACCTGTTTGCGCTGGACCTGGAGCCGTACCGCTACAGCGGGGTCAACATGACGGGGTTCCGCCTGCTCAACATAGACAATCCTCAGGTGGCCTCGGTGGTGGAGAAGTGGGCCATGGAGCGACTGCAGGCTCCCTCGAAAGCTGAGAGTGGAATGATAGAGGGGATGATGACA ACCGAAGCGGCGCTGATGTATGACGCCGTCTACATGGTGGCTGCTGCATCACAACGTGCCTCCCAGATCACGGTCAGCTCCCTCCAGTGTCACCGACACAAACCCTGGCGCTTCGGGTCACGCTTCATGAACATGCTGAAAGAC GCACAGTGGAACGGGCTGACCGGACAGATaaccataaataaaacagacGGACTGCGTAAAGAGTTTGATTTAGACGTCATCAGTCTGAAAGAGGACAGCCTGGAGAAG ATCGGTGTTTGGAACTCTCAAACGGGCCTAAATCTGACAGACACCAACAAGGATTCGTCGACGAATGTGACCGACTCAATGGCCAACAGGACCCTCATCGTCACAACCATCCTG GAAAACCCTTACGTCATGTACAAGAAATCAGACAAACCCCTTTATGGGAACGACCGCTTCGAAGGCTACTGCCTGGACCTGCTCAAAGAACTCTCCAACATTTTGGGCTTCTCCTACGAGGTAAAACTGGTGTCTGATGGCAAATACGGAGCCCAGAATGACAAAGGGGAGTGGAACGGCATGGTGCGAGAGCTCATTGACCAC GTGGCCGACCTCGCCGTGGCCCCTCTCACCATCACCTATGTGAGGGAGAAAGTGATAGACTTCTCCAAGCCCTTCATGACTCTGGGGATCAGCATCCTCTACCACAAACCCAATGGCACCAATCCAGGAGTGTTCTCCTTCCTCAACCCCTTGTCTCCAGATATCTGGATGTATGTTTTGCTGGCATGTCTTGGCGTCAGCTGCGTTTTGTTCGTTATCGCCCG GTTCACTCCCTATGAGTGGTACAACCCTCACCCCTGCAACCCCGACTCAGATGTGGTTGAAAACAACTTTACCCTGATAAACAGCGTTTGGTTTGGAGTTGGAGCGCTCATGCAACAAG GATCAGAACTGATGCCCAAGGCTCTCTCTACGAGGATCGTTGGTGGAATATGGTGGTTCTTCACGCTCATCATAATCTCCTCGTACACTGCTAACCTGGCTGCTTTCCTCACCGTGGAGAGAATGGACTCACCAATCGACTCCGCAGACGACTTGGCGAAGCAAACCAAAATAGAATACGGTGCGGTGAGGGACGGCTCCACTATGACCTTCTTCAAG AAATCGAAGATCTCAACCTATGAGAAAATGTGGGCCTTcatgagcagcagaaaaaacaCAGCACTGGTCAAGAATAACCGAGAGGGGATTCAGAGGGTCCTCACCACAGACTATGCTCTCCTGATGGAGTCCACGAGCATCGAGTACATCAGCCAGCGGAACTGCAATCTCACGCAGATCGGAGGCTTAATAGATTCGAAGGGATACGGCGTGGGAACACCGATAG GCTCACCGTACAGAGACAAGGTCACCATCGCcatcctgcagcttcaggaagaAGGGAAGCTGCACATGATGAAGGAGAAGTGGTGGAGAGGGAACGGCTGCCCAGAGGAGGACAGCAAAGAAGCCAGCGCCCTGGGCGTGGAAAACATCGGCGGAATCTTCATCGTTCTCGCAGCTGGACTCGTCCTCTCTGTTTTTGTAGCAATCGGGGAGTTTATTTACAAATCCAGGAAGAACTTGGACATCGAGGAGGTGAGCGTGGGGCAGTGCGAGTGGCACAACAAGTATTAA